The nucleotide sequence tcttgggtagtcgagttctactctaatttccacctgccaaccctgcagtctgtctttgtccgtcagaagcaagtccccattacagaagaggccattcaaaaagctctaggtcttccccctgttccagaaggattggacgcctttcaagaagccgcactcaagtgccagatgtaccaatttgactgggacgctgttctcagagttatcgcactacctggcagccgttggatctacgaataccatcgtacccgccctaagggaatatcggcttcagcacttaccttggaggctcgcgtatgggcacagatcatgtcccattacgtctttctgagcactcacgagtcctccttcactgtagacattgccgttctactatggtgcatccttacagaccaacctctgaacctaccaagacacatctggaatgccatgggacacgtacaaaatgcgggcaacttaccttttcccgccttggtctcagatcttgtctcagcagccggaatttcctacagagctggggacaccaaagccatgctcccacgggatgatcagtatgtccctaacgggaaatacattaGACCTCCACCAGCCGCCATAAGCCATCCTACCGAACCAGTTGAAGATaccccttcttcaacaccacaagcacctacaaccacccaactgctccatcagatactcgaaaaggttggatcggcaggaacacaaagctaagatgagagagcgccgtaacaagcgccgattcacatatctcaaggagctgattatgggacaccccggactccactttctttaccagaacaggaagccatgatggtcccgactatggagatactgctaccagcccacctttgttcctgacagatggcaccgaggacggtgcaaagccttaagtatgggaaggtcggtcagtacctgacttccggaggtaatttctcttccctaaacaccaataaattaggatatttagttagtttttcttttgtagaataggataaattgcatagtaataggttagttgcatgcatgttctacttgattgaaaagacaataagttttcctctaagaccctatttttggaacaaaatttcactaactttaattaaaacttttatgttaaatttggttgaagttgtatttggaacatgattttttaagctaaagaacacacaacctgcgagatttgagcctttatgcatggttacattatttaaccataattattttattcttgtgtgtttacttctctatgattgtaatctatattttgttccatcctatatgtccaatatttattatatttatatgtttattcaataaataaataaggggacaaaattaccccaatgctaagttaagaattcaaagatcaatgcatgtatgataaaattaaaataaaaagttgatacacgggtatggaatgtgaaagggaaattctgggtagctaggtatgaattctaaagttatatagaatatatataggttatgttaaagcttgggttaattaaagattcagtttataagcttacttagccatatatgtatccttaccattaccttggccccattacaaccttgaaaagacctcatgatgtttgcattggtatattaaatgttgttgattggttaggagaagaacaaaaattagagagcatgattagagaaggatagagtgattgccctatacactagagagattagagtgtacatacatcatcagtgagggttcaatgcttaaaattctatgttctctgctttcatgagctaccttcttgcatttttatatgttcttactgtataagaattaaattaatggaatttgatttgtaattgttttgaagagcttatttactattgatcaagtggacaagaatcatatacttgcattcacatatataggttgcattacattgcatgagttttacatgttcctactcatttattttatctccttcaactaagcatgaggacatgctaatgtttaagtgtggggaggttgataaaccactattttatggtttataatgtgtttaattgtgtggttttatcatgatctttacccacttattcatatgattagcatgcatttatatttccttcctaaaattattacatgattgaaaacttgcttcctagagacttttaattatgtattttacttctcttttattccattcgatgccgtgatttgtgtgttaagtgtttcaggctttatagggcatgaatgagttggagattggaaaggaagcatgcaaaaatggaaggaacacaagaaattgaggagatgaccagcgagaagtgacgcggccgcatggctcacgcgaccgtgcgaaagagaggaaatcgcagtgacgcggccgcatggctcacgcaaccgcgcggattggaatagcacaagtgacgcggaggcgtggacaacgcgctcgcgtggcaaggcaaaatgccgaatgacgcggccgcatgaatgacgcgatcgcgtgacgtgcgcgatctgcataatctgcagaattcgctgggggcgattttgggtcctgttttgacccagttttcggcccagaaaagcagactagagccagagaacatgcagaaaccgagcacaacattcattctacacaattttagtttttagatctagttttacgcctcctctaggttttctctctacacattcatagttcttaggattttttattttactgcttttgcattgggatattgagaagagttattaccttagcaagacttcgtcattctagttcgttttctttacttggctcttactcttccatgtccttaatttgctcaattttactattggattattttagaatttattaatacaagaattacttttatttttaattgatttctttgattagTATTTATCATGACTTtccttaattccctttcctatattatgaattctacattcacaatgagcgagtagttccctaacttgatggggagttgattgaaaggaacccttgagttggaatgcacaaaagaaaaattgtaattgggtttattgttggattgccctctagtcattgactccaatcccttttaattgagtgggttggaacttgtgaatagaagtagcattccaacttgtttgactttcccttacctagtaagggataactaaacagaacaaccttcaattatcaattaatctagagagtacttcaacaagaatatggcttccaactaatctactcctagtcaagacttttatttaaattatttaatttctctaatttaaattcctgtttattcaactcaaaccctttttgaaaacatctgattaataaaatagcacacctttctgcaactcgttgggagacgacctgggattcatactcccagtattttaattttaatttttgtgacacccttctaaattgataagcggatttctggttggttaagaactatacttgcaacgcatatcttataacaattcttgactcgtcAATTTCTGCCACGTCGAAGCTGTATTAAGTGTTAAGGATTATAGCATCCGTCGTGGAGTTCAGTATCGGGTGAAGGAGTCAGATCATCTAAAGTATCATGGGAGATGCAAGGAGTTTGGGAATGGCTGCACGTGGATGATTCGCATCACACTTCGCATCACACTGCTTTACCTTATTCAGCAGGGGAAGCTCACCAAATAGTTCCTAAAACCACTTTCAAGTAGGTTTGCCATCATCCATCAGCTTCTTAAATCTGTAAGGCACCCGAATACAGGTAAACCATCCACGGACAGCCCTAGCTGGTATGCAATATCCTGCAGCGTGATGGTGcactccccaaatggcatatgaaaggTGTGGAACTCAGGACGCTACCTCTCAATGAATGCACTGACTAGGGGCTCATCTAACTAGAACCACCTCGTGTTGAGCCTCACCAGGTGGTACAAACCATCCCTCTCCATATAGGGTATGATCCTGTCATGCAGAGGCATGTTCTGTTGTCTCTAGACACTATAAATACACCTACTTGGTTGTAGCATGTGAGAGAAATAATCAAATCAAATGAAATTCTGTTATTAACAAGTTTAACCCATAGATTATAACCGAAAACCAATACTaaacttataattttaaattaatttaataaaaattaaatataagactcaaatctttaatttaaaagaatttaaaatttaaaccttAAATTTAAAAACCTAAACTACAAAACTTATAATCTTAAAGTTTAAGAATGTAAAATACAACCATTACGTTCTATTTACAAAATTTAatctttaaataaattttaaactctAAACAACTAAAACTATAATATTAGAATTTAAACTTACATATTTAAAacctaaaattttaaatcttagttTTTAAATATGATACTTAATCATCAATCCTACAAGCCTTACAATTTGAACCCTATATCTCAAATACAAGAGGATCATCATTCTACTTAAACATTTGATCCTACCTTTAAATTTTACATCTTAACTTTAAAATCTTAAACTGGCCAATCCTACATTATGTGTTCTAACTACTGCACCCGAATATTACATTTTATGTTATATGAAATACAATAACTAAAAGAAAACAAACTTACCTCTTCGTTTATGCTGTCGGCAACGTGCGCAACGTCGTTGAGCCGGTAAAGACTGTGTTTGTCCGCCATGGTCCCGGCCCCAGTAAAGTCAGAATGTCTTCCTCTCTacactttcttctctctctctctctaagaaTATGAAAGTGGCTCAAACTGAATAACCCGCGACTCCCTTATTGCGTATTTATAGTAAAGCATAAACCGCTGGACCCTGTCACAGTTTATGCATATTTGCTATTTACACAGAAATCGTGAGATCCCTACCGCGGTTTCTGCCCATTTCGCATCACATCATAAACCGCTGGAGGGATGTAGCAGTTTACATTCATTTAGAATCCGTGGGACCCCTCTCGCCGTTTACATAGTTTAGTAAAAAATTGCATTTCCATATTCAATATACAAAATTTGTATTTCGGTAAATTTGAAggccaaatattttattttagtgattTGCCCTAAAAATTATCCAAATTATTAAGTCTATACCTCTAACATATATTTGAGATTTAACAACCTCTCAATCGGCCGATGTTTTGCTAATAACTTGTGTCCTAATAAAAGCATATATTAagcatattataaaaaaattataaaaattattatttttttatatttttaaaataagcttttaaaagtatttttatgtTTTACGGATATATCTGAGATTCGATCTAATCCAATCCGTAAATGTGCAAATCGGATCGGATCatatccaaatttaaaaattgtaGATATTGAATTCGATCCAATTATTTTAATGTGAATCGAATAGAGTTTTGGTCATATCTAATCTGGTCCGTTCATCATGAAATTGCTAGAATTTTGACAAAAAAATGTTGCAAAGATATATAATTTATGACACAATCTTGAAGTGGATTTAACTggagaatttaatttaatttcaaaaataaataaatttctgaATAGCAGTGATTCACTTAATGTCATTTTGCCAAATATGGCAGGTCTATAACAAAACGTGGATTTGATTGAATcacaattaattaataaattccTTGACGGAATTGATTTCACATCAATTGTATCCATAAACTGAAACCTTTTAACTGAAATTTATTTAAGCCAAGATATAATACCATTTACTCAGAAAAGAGTTATCGCCCCAAAAAAAGTCCATATTAATCTTAAATTTTGTATCAGTTTTTTTAGACACGCTATAGTCAAACTAATATAATTTAATTCATGAGTCAATCAAGCCGAAAACATTTACTCTCTTCCACATTTTGAAAACAACCTTAgcttattagttaaaaaaaaaaatccaatttcGTCCTAATTATAAATTGTTACGCCTCGGCGCTCGCTCTTGTTACCTTGCTATTGCTGAATTCTTCATTCTCCATTCTTCATACTTCATTCTCCTTAGTCCTAATTATGTTACGTGCAAGTTCTGTATTATGGTTCTTTGGCCTTGCAGGCCTAATTATATATAGTATAGTGATACATATTATACATCATAACATGGTCATTAAATACGCTTGAAATATCAATAATAAGAAAAAATCTTTTTTCCTAAACATATGAGTccgtaaataactaaatatagaAGGCGCTATCTAGCATTAATGCGTTCTCGTCTTAATCTTTCACGTTTAATTCAAATTCCAATAAATACTTCCAAATTCCATGaacctttttaatttttatgtaataaaatattattttaaattgtaTATGCACATTTTCTATACATCCAACAAGAATTAATTCGATTATTTTTCTACAAAAGTACTATTCTAACATCTGATTTGGACAGTTACAATTTATATCTGACAtatattgtttaaaaaaatatatctgaCCTATATATACACACTCAAATAGGTACTAAAGAATTTTGCGTCAAATATTTttgttcataaaaaaatttattacgttaaaatttttaaattttataaaactaaAATATATTGATTCATTTTTCACtttaaataaataagataataaataattACGTTTTAGTATCTAATACACTACAGAACACTGGTATATAAAATGTGAATGAATGCCCTCTCCGACAGTATATATGTACACACATTACCCATCTCTTCTCTTCCCCCATTAACTGCCGGAAAAGGCTCCCCCTTATAAACCCAAGTTGTTACCACTCTACCAAAACAAAAGCTCAAATCAAAACTGCGCAAATAAATTGAGAGAGTAAGTGAGTCAGTGAGTGTGTGTCAAAGCAACCATGTGGAAGTTGTTAGCATCTGCTGATAATCCCTCAAGCAACAAACAACACAACATGTCCAAACCTCTACTGATCCCCAAACCCCAACAAAAACAGACGTTGCTGTCGCTTTCAATCATCAACGAGGCGAAATGCATAGCAGACATTTCACTCCCAATGATCCTAACTTCCCTCAATACAAACTGCTCGCCCTCACCATGCACAGAACTGTTCTCCTCCTTCTCGTAACTTCCATTCTCATTTCCTTCTTGTGGCTAAACATGCGCACCATCTTAGTCTTTTTCGGTCAAGAACAAGAAATCGCAAACGAGGCTCAAGTCTTCATCTATTATTCTCTCCCTGATCTCGTAGCGCAGTCTCTCCTTCACCCTCTCAGAATCTACCTTCGCACTCAGTCCATTACTCTCCCTCTCACGTGCTGCTCCGCATTCTCCATCCTCCTGCACGTGCCAATCAACTATCTTTTCCTCCAAGTTCTTCATCTCGGAATCAGAGGCATCGCCTTGGCCTCTGTCTGGACCAACTTCAACCTCGTCATTTCTCTGATTATTTACACCGTCGTCTCAGGGTACCACAGGACAACATGGACACGTGTCACGCTCTCCAAGTGCTTCAGCGGGTGGAAGAAGCTCCTGAGTCTCTCGATTCCGAGCTGCGTTTCTGTCTGCCTCGAATGGTGGTGGTACGAAATCATGATCTTGCTCTGCGGATTGCTTATGGATCCGCACGCGAGCGTTGCGTCCATGGGGGTTCTGATTCAAACTACTGCGTTGATATACATTTTCCCATCTTCGCTGAGCTTCGGCGTCTCGACAAGAGTTGGAACCGAGTTAGGAGCAGAGAATCC is from Arachis ipaensis cultivar K30076 chromosome B01, Araip1.1, whole genome shotgun sequence and encodes:
- the LOC107607262 gene encoding protein DETOXIFICATION 49-like, which produces MHSRHFTPNDPNFPQYKLLALTMHRTVLLLLVTSILISFLWLNMRTILVFFGQEQEIANEAQVFIYYSLPDLVAQSLLHPLRIYLRTQSITLPLTCCSAFSILLHVPINYLFLQVLHLGIRGIALASVWTNFNLVISLIIYTVVSGYHRTTWTRVTLSKCFSGWKKLLSLSIPSCVSVCLEWWWYEIMILLCGLLMDPHASVASMGVLIQTTALIYIFPSSLSFGVSTRVGTELGAENPNRAKLAAILGLCFSFVLGFSALIFAASVRNVWASMFTEDEKIIALTTMVLPIIGLCEIGNCPQTTVCGVLRGTARPKLGANINLACFYVVGMPVAVWLGFFQGFDFKGLWLGMLAAQGSCMVTMLFVLVRTNWDGQAQRAKDLMTSSEELDLGDDGDDHDDEDQYVEKWCLGICYDTKELV